A single Oncorhynchus nerka isolate Pitt River linkage group LG10, Oner_Uvic_2.0, whole genome shotgun sequence DNA region contains:
- the LOC115135290 gene encoding poly(rC)-binding protein 3-like isoform X2, which produces MSDKEGGASEGGLNVTLTLRLLMHGKEVGSIIGKKGETVKKMREESGARINISEGSSPERIVTITGPTEGIFKAFSMIAEKFEEDITAAMTNSTVTSHPPVTLRLVFPGSQCGSLIGKGGSKIKEIRETTGAQVQVAGDMLPESTERAVTMSGTPQAITQCVRHICSVILESPPKGATIPYRPKTMPGAGHPVFQQQHQQQQHASQAFTIQGQYAFPHQDLTKLHQLAMQHIPLPSLGQSNPTFPGMDASVATSSQELAIPNDFIGSIIGRQGSKINEIRQVSGAHIKIASATDGSPMRQVTIIGSPTSISVAHYLINVRLSSVVTDLGAL; this is translated from the exons ATGTCTGACAAGGAAGGTGGGGCCTCAGAGGGGGGGCTGAATGTTACCCTCACGTTGCGGCTTCTGATGCATGGGAAG GAAGTGGGCAGCATAATTGGAAAGAAAGGGGAAACCgtcaaaaagatgagagaggag AGTGGCGCTCGCATCAACATTTCAGAGGGATCTTCTCCAGAGAGGATTGTTACCATCACAGGACCAACAGAGGGCATCTTCAAAGCTTTCTCTATGATCGCTGAGAAGTTTGAGGAG GACATTACAGCTGCAATGACAAACAGCACGGTAACAAGCCATCCTCCAGTGACACTCCGCCTTGTGTTCCCAGGGAGTCAGTGTGGCTCCTTGATAGGCAAAGGAGGCTCCAAGATCAAGGAGATCAGAGAG ACCACAGGTGCTCAGGTGCAGGTTGCAGGGGACATGCTGCCAGAATCCACTGAGAGAGCTGTCACTATGTCAGGCACTCCTCAGGCCATCACACAGTGTGTCAGACACATCTGCTCTGTCATTCTGGAA TCACCGCCCAAAGGAGCAACTATCCCATATCGCCCCAAGACCATGCCAGGAGCCGGCCATCCAGTatttcaacaacaacatcaacaacaacaacatgcttCACAA GCCTTCACAATTCAAGGACAGTATGCGTTTCCACATCAAGAT TTGACCAAGCTTCACCAGTTGGCTATGCAGCatatccccctcccttcccttggGCAAAGCAACCCTACCTTCCCTG GAATGGATGCCTCTGTCGCCACAAGTTCTCAGGAGCTGGCGATACCCAACGAC TTTATTGGCAGCATAATTGGCAGACAAGGCAGCAAGATCAATGAGATTCGCCAGGTGTCGGGAGCTCACATCAAGATAGCCAGTGCCACGGACGGATCGCCCATGCGCCAAGTCACAATCATAGGCTCTCCTACCAGCATCAGTGTGGCACACTACCTCATCAATGTCAG gctCTCGTCAGTGGTTACAGACTTGGGTGCTCTGTAG
- the LOC115135290 gene encoding poly(rC)-binding protein 3-like isoform X1 produces the protein MSDKEGGASEGGLNVTLTLRLLMHGKEVGSIIGKKGETVKKMREESGARINISEGSSPERIVTITGPTEGIFKAFSMIAEKFEEDITAAMTNSTVTSHPPVTLRLVFPGSQCGSLIGKGGSKIKEIRETTGAQVQVAGDMLPESTERAVTMSGTPQAITQCVRHICSVILESPPKGATIPYRPKTMPGAGHPVFQQQHQQQQHASQAFTIQGQYAFPHQDLTKLHQLAMQHIPLPSLGQSNPTFPGMDASVATSSQELAIPNDFIGSIIGRQGSKINEIRQVSGAHIKIASATDGSPMRQVTIIGSPTSISVAHYLINVSLEMAKYTMQAASSASSVDLNNMSFSQSAPTVSTPTSMAVMATTTQVPGSINMHSPSTLQSIPTQHYAVPVSSLLGMKTLPMLAMHPAAASGLLQGLSPYTTKIPTAGMKKPERQKFAPY, from the exons ATGTCTGACAAGGAAGGTGGGGCCTCAGAGGGGGGGCTGAATGTTACCCTCACGTTGCGGCTTCTGATGCATGGGAAG GAAGTGGGCAGCATAATTGGAAAGAAAGGGGAAACCgtcaaaaagatgagagaggag AGTGGCGCTCGCATCAACATTTCAGAGGGATCTTCTCCAGAGAGGATTGTTACCATCACAGGACCAACAGAGGGCATCTTCAAAGCTTTCTCTATGATCGCTGAGAAGTTTGAGGAG GACATTACAGCTGCAATGACAAACAGCACGGTAACAAGCCATCCTCCAGTGACACTCCGCCTTGTGTTCCCAGGGAGTCAGTGTGGCTCCTTGATAGGCAAAGGAGGCTCCAAGATCAAGGAGATCAGAGAG ACCACAGGTGCTCAGGTGCAGGTTGCAGGGGACATGCTGCCAGAATCCACTGAGAGAGCTGTCACTATGTCAGGCACTCCTCAGGCCATCACACAGTGTGTCAGACACATCTGCTCTGTCATTCTGGAA TCACCGCCCAAAGGAGCAACTATCCCATATCGCCCCAAGACCATGCCAGGAGCCGGCCATCCAGTatttcaacaacaacatcaacaacaacaacatgcttCACAA GCCTTCACAATTCAAGGACAGTATGCGTTTCCACATCAAGAT TTGACCAAGCTTCACCAGTTGGCTATGCAGCatatccccctcccttcccttggGCAAAGCAACCCTACCTTCCCTG GAATGGATGCCTCTGTCGCCACAAGTTCTCAGGAGCTGGCGATACCCAACGAC TTTATTGGCAGCATAATTGGCAGACAAGGCAGCAAGATCAATGAGATTCGCCAGGTGTCGGGAGCTCACATCAAGATAGCCAGTGCCACGGACGGATCGCCCATGCGCCAAGTCACAATCATAGGCTCTCCTACCAGCATCAGTGTGGCACACTACCTCATCAATGTCAG CTTAGAGATGGCTAAATACACCATGCAGGCTGCTTCCTCTGCGTCATCTGTTGACCTCAACAATATGAGCTTCTCTCAGTCTGCTCCCACTGTCTCCACACCCACCTCTATGGCTGTCATGGCCACCACCACCCAAGTCCCTGGCAGCATTAACATGCACTCCCCCTCCACCTTACAGTCCATCCCCACCCAGCACTATGCCGTCCCCGTTTCCAGTCTGCTTGGCATGAAAACGCTCCCTATGCTGGCTATGCACCCAGCAGCTGCCTCAGGGCTCCTGCAAGGTCTATCCCCTTACACCACTAAGATTCCTACTGCTGGCATGAAAAAACCTGAGCGCCAGAAGTTTGCCCCATATTGA